Proteins encoded by one window of Archaeoglobus veneficus SNP6:
- a CDS encoding ferredoxin domain-containing protein, which yields MIEREEDFRKEAVKVAAYLMSISARTAPKSKGEDDIEIIYVDGEDKDRIANAMIEHGNKSGIKGFIRDGESVKVASGILLIGVNGGKPLKLNCGACGYASCEEFQAAGRRQGRDFAGPNCMFKLLDLGIAIGSAVKLASMINVDNRIMYRIGTIAKALGIAKADVVMGIPLSSTGKNPFFDREMKK from the coding sequence ATGATAGAAAGAGAAGAAGATTTCAGAAAAGAGGCTGTAAAGGTTGCGGCTTATTTGATGTCAATTTCTGCAAGAACCGCCCCAAAATCGAAGGGCGAGGACGACATCGAAATCATTTACGTTGATGGAGAGGACAAGGACAGAATTGCGAATGCCATGATAGAGCACGGTAATAAGAGCGGGATTAAAGGATTCATTAGAGATGGGGAAAGTGTAAAAGTCGCTTCGGGCATCCTGCTCATCGGTGTCAATGGCGGCAAGCCATTAAAGCTGAACTGCGGAGCATGCGGATATGCAAGCTGCGAGGAGTTCCAGGCTGCTGGCAGAAGGCAGGGGAGGGACTTTGCTGGCCCGAATTGCATGTTCAAACTGCTCGACTTGGGTATAGCAATAGGCTCAGCCGTCAAGCTCGCATCCATGATAAACGTCGATAACCGAATAATGTACCGCATCGGAACTATCGCAAAGGCTCTTGGCATTGCCAAAGCAGACGTCGTAATGGGAATTCCCCTCTCATCGACAGGTAAGAATCCATTCTTTGACAGGGAAATGAAGAAGTAA